A region of the Vicugna pacos chromosome 7, VicPac4, whole genome shotgun sequence genome:
TACAGATGTCCAATGTATGTAGTTTTTTCCCTCAGTGTGCTACAGAGTTCAGAGGTTCTGCTCGTATATTCCCCAAATCAAGTGCAGAATCTGTCTCTTCATCAATTTCTCCAATGACTGCACTGTAattatttaagggaaaaaaaaagttaaaacaagcTCATTTCTGACTAAAACTGAGAAAAGATAGTAAAAAGAActgcttatggtgaaaaacattTTCATGTGGTAGTGAATTGCACGTTTGAGTCACAAAACTCAAGAAATAACTTGAAGACAACATTGTTACAGGAACAAATATTAAAGGACAGACTGCATATAGCGTTACTGGATCACGagtctttaaaggaaaaagacaCATAAGGGATAGATATGGTACAAAACCCAAAGCTtcactggggctggggggtgagggagtggggaAGTCACAAAATCACTACTAAATAAGCAAGTAAAAGTGTATTATTTGAGTAACTTCAATGAATTAAATCCATCAATGGTATATATAATATCTACTAGTTTCCTTTCCCTGATTTCTCAGTTTACTCAACTTAAATCCAATACCAAAAAGAAGTACAGTTCTTCATATACAAAGATAATCATAGATACTTAGGTATCTAATAAATGAGTTTTTGATATGACTGGCTAGGGTTAAAGCCAGCAAACTTTTCCCTGATTCGACATTAACATAACACCTATAACATCAGTTTCATTAATACCATGGAATACCAGGTAACCAAGCCATGGCCTCCAGCTGGATGTAGTCATTGCTACATCCAGACCACAGGACTTGCATAAAGCATTATTCCATAAAAAACTGGTTGtgtaaatttgttttgttttaatgataGTAAATCCTACAGACAAATACTTGTAATACGGAATTTGCCTGATTTTGCTTTAAACTATATAAAGTTTTCAGTTCGCTAATAAATGGGAAGCACCAAACCCTAGGGGAATATATTAAGTTTTCTCAATATGAAACAAATCAAAGATCTCAATTCCATCCTTAAAAATTTAGTATCATTTAAAATCCTTATGGAAGACAGTGGAGTgctggtaaatattttaaaaccagcTCTCCAAAGAAAAATGGGGAGGCTGATTTGCAGTGTTGACTGATATCTGCAGTGTAATACTCCCActatggccaatttcaagctaccaacaagACATCAATCAACCAGTTTGCAAAATTccccaaaatataaaaatctgcTTCTATAAACCAGTATAAGCTGGCTCCAGCATACCACTGGGTCTACAgcaatgttttaaattctttaaaattgaagttcaaaaaaatgttttatttcaattaAAGTAGGAGAAAGCATCTTAAAATCAATTATTAGGCAGAACCCCAGTATAAACAGTCAGCACTGTTCTGGTCAGGGGAACTGGTCTGctttgccttcctctcattctTTACAGCTCACTTCACCCAAAAGTCATCTCTCTAGAATATTTTATAAAGCCCCGATTTTGATTAAAGAACAAATAAGCTATCCATCTAAAAGTGATTTTCTTAAGACAGACAATTAAAATGACTAAAGTATTCCTCCATCTTCCATACCCTACTTGTCCAACAAAATAATCGGAGATACCAACATTATCTTTTGCTGCCTTCCAGCTGTGTTTTAATTCTAAACAGTACTCCCTAGAAAACTGATTCAACAATCTTCTGGCCTCTGTAACTGCACTGTGTAATAAAGTAGCTGCTAGCCACAGGtgactattaaaattaattacaattaaataaaacctaaaattcagttcttcagtcaCACCAACCACCTGTCAAGTACTCAACAGCCACACACATGGCTGGTACCTACCACAGTAGACAATGCAGATACacaacatttccatcatcccccAAAGTTTTACTGGACAGTATTGCTCTACACTATTGCAGACTTTTCCTAAATTGCTGCCACTAAAATATATCTTCTTGAACTGCCATATCAATGTGTCCCAAATTAACTGAGGCCATGACATAAACACGGGACATCTTAAGTGctaattatactaaaaaattaaaagaaaaaataagtaatgGATAAATACTTGTTAATGAATTCAGCTATGTTTTAAAGCATTAATTATTTTGAACTGTTCACACAGGAGATTTCAAAGACAATTTTAAACCCTAGCCGTGAACCCTAGAAGTATATTTATGTTCCTCTGAAATTAGGGGTATTTTGTAAGAACATTTTAAGAAGTCTCTCCAATGAAGTATTCAGTGTCAAGGCAGAGCCCTTTCTGGACCTTATCCAGGCTACTTCTATTAGAAATACAGACAAATCTCAGTAGATTAAAAAACTTTTCTCCATACAGCAAGGTAGTACATGAGTAGTATATTTAACTTGCCTTAAAAAAAGATGCATTGTACTTACACATTATCTCCTCTTACAATGTATAACCCTAGCACCACTTGTTCTACTCCCTGTGAAGAGCTGAACACTCGTTCATGGCTTTCATCCAAAATCAAATTAATGGTCTGGTCAAAACCTTTCAGTGTTCCCTGTAAAGAAAACATTaagaggaaaagacaaataattctggtttatctgaatgCATACACAATTTTAGTTGCCAGGTACTCCAAAAGAAATacctattttaaatatgtatctatatatccaTATCTATATATCTACTGTAAAACAAAATACCTCTTTATGAGCAGCAGTATTCTTGGGCACAAAATTTACCTCTTGGTtttttaaggggggaaaaaataaaactacaacaCACTTCTGAGTAGCATGCAGAGTTGTTGAGAATTACAAAGGACACAAATGTACTAGTTTATTTCCAAGGAAGCAGCATAAAAGCCTAATAGTCCAagagcaaacatttttaaaaatataaactaaaacaAGGGGAATTTAAGGGAAATATCCCTATACACAGCAGCTACAGCAATGTCACAGTATCACTTCATATTACCTACCAGTACTAGACCTTGTGCTAAACATGCTGCATACAGTACCTCAACTAAACTCCACTCTTCGAGGTAGATACTATAAATATTCCCTCatcagagaaaactgaggcacagagaggtaatcCCTCAAGGTTTAATGGATAGAAATTAGCAGAGCTAGAATCTGAATCATGAAAGGCTAGCTTCAAATCCAGACCAATGAACTACTGTTTTATACTACTATGAACAAGCAAATATAATCTACCACTTTAAAGAAATTCAAATCAGTCCCATAAGTATACAGAAACTTCAACTGGTAGTAACAGCTAAGACTTAATGAGTGCTGAACGAGGTATTTGCCAAACAGTGTTCTATGGGCCTCAAGTGGATTTTCTTACTTAATCCTTTCCAATAACCCAGTAAGAGTAGGTACAAATGTGACTGTAACAATTAGAACGTTCCAGAACTTGAAGGAAATATTAGCTTTGGAGTCGAATCCAATTTAAACTCCAGTTTGGTTCTGCCATGTATTGTCCACACGACTCTGGGAAGGTGACTCACGTTTTCTGAGCTTGGTTCCTAACCTACAGTACAAGGTTAATTCTCCTTCACAGAGCTGGACTGAGATCAACTGACATAACACATGTAACGTGCACGGTACCTGATATGTTTAATAAATGGCAAAGTCTGACATTTTGGTAATAGTCACTTAACAACCCActgagaaaaagcaaaagaattaaacagaaaagaaacaaaaacagaactgcagaatgggaaaataaaagattaaattatatGAATTAGATAGTTAGAAAATAGAGAAAGTTTAGCAGCCTTAAAACTTATTTGACAGTGAACAACAGTATGagttataaataaagaaataattaagaaGCCAAAAATCATGGGATAAATTCCTCAGATCAAGAAACAGGTCAAGGAGAGAATCTAGGATTTTTCTGGAATTAAAAGGGGATACTGTGATAGCAGCACAAGTAAATTTAGTCATTCATCATAATTTATTCTACAGAAGACAGAGATCATACCAACCCAAGAATATCCAAAGATGATCACCATAAAAGCCTTACAAGTTCATTATTTTATGGAGGTAGTCTCTAAATCATAAAAAAGTTTCTAAGAGGCAGACATAAAACTTCAAAAAGATTGTATGATTCATGTAGAGTGGATATCAGAGCACTGAatgcagaaggaaataaaaaatggaaaaggaagaagaataaaaagacagGCAGATATCTGCAGACTAGACTAGAAGCTCTCTGAAGGCAGACTCATCCTAGCTTCTAGAAGCCTTGAATGTAGCATACACTCAATGTTTGttaatagaaaaaagaatgcatTGGCAGCTATTTATCACAGTGATACAGGGCTGAATCATAAAACTGCAATGCAGGTGTACTGTGGTGCCTAGGCATTAGAGATCAGAGGTTCTACATAATAATTTACAACCAGTAAACCAGCTAGAATACAGAGAATGAACATGCCAAGTACTTACCACAATCATTCTCCCGTCAGAAGTAATAACAGCAACAGTTCCTGATAAATGAATCAAGGAAAGCATTTCTCTTGGAATGCAAACTGAAAACTTAAAATCTTGCAAGGAAAAGATTTAAATTACTAGGGAAAAGGTGACAGAATTAACATATAGCTTTTCAACACAGCCACATTTACAACATAAAAACTATGCTcctcattttttgtgtgtgaaaattacacaatttaaaaacgtaaagaaataggaaaagaacatCCCTTTCTGTATATGATCAGTGTATCTTATTCCAAAACAGCTGGGGTGTTTGGTACTCTTTTTTCACTGGGGAATATTGCCAATCTGACAACTGAGCAAGACATTTTCCCCTTTCTTAGACCTGTATATTTAACTCTAAAACGAAAATTGGATCAGTGTTAAACTAATGAATGCTGACTGATTTCAAGCACATTAAGACACAATCTTCCAGGACCAGGCTTTTGGAATTCaagagaaagaagcaataatcaaTGCCACTAGGTACCAATATGCTTGCATCATTAAAAAGCCTTTTAGCATTTCACTTTTGCCCAAAATTTGTACATGAGAGTACAATGTAGTAGTTATGGCCCGAGACGTTAAAAAGGTAACAGGTGTATAGGGTACTTCACGTGggctttttaaagttatttgtcCCTCAGGACGATCCATTACAACAGCAAGCATTATTTAATTCCATCAACAAAGAAGCTGGGATTTCAAGTGGTAAAGGGGCAGAAATTTTATTTGTGCACCATCTGCAAAGTTTTTGCTATCCTCAAACAATGAACAATGTCTATGAATGAAACAAATGCATGGATTTACAAGACCATTGTCGCCGCTAGTAAAACTTCAAATATTCCTAAACCTGAACGTATAGGCCCTAGGGAAATAGTAAGGATGAATCAATAGCTGGTTTCCATACAGACAAGGAAAAGTTTGGAATAAtcatactggtttttttttttttttcccgggTTAAAATTAAAAGGCGCCTTGGGCCCGCAGAAGCTGCTGGTCCCAGCCCTGGAGGCGGGACTGGTGAGTCCCAGGTCATTAAACCCCACACCCGCATCCCAGGCCTCCGCAGTGGCCGGGCGTCCCAACCGCCCGCCGATCCCGACCTCTCCAGCATCAGTCCTCTCCGGTGCAGACGCGGGCCTCGCCACGGCCCGGGCTAATGCCCGCGGCGCCAGCTGGAGGATACGGTTGATGTAGTTCTCCAAGGCGGACGTCATTATGCTCGGCCCGGCCGCTGTCCACACAGCAGCGCCGGCGACAAGAGGAGCCAAAAAGGCCCGCCAGTACCCTACGGCGGCTTCCGCTGACTGGCAGTAGCAAATACCGCGAGAGTCACCGCAGGCCGCCTCCGCGAATCAGAGACTGAAAGAACCCGGCCAGCCATACCCGAGAGGCAAAGCGCGGGCCGGTTTTAATGCGCGTGCGCAGTGTGTTTCCACTGTTTTTCTGGGCGGTGACCTCGGAAGCTGAGGGGGACAAAAGCAAGCgccaggaggaagagaggaggaagcTTCCTGAAGGTGGGGTAGTGGGGAGACTGGGCGAGCGGGTTTCCTAGCGGAGTGGAAGGGTTTGTGGCAGAAGTTTCTTACCGGGGAAATGTTGAGGAAAGACAGAGAAGGCGGGAGAAAACGAAATAGGTGTTTTCGTCACAAGTGAAATAGCGAGATAAGCGCTGTTCTGGTATGAAATGTAGACGCGGGGAGGTGGAATCTGGTTTTCTGCCCCACGGGCCAAAAATTAACCGTTTAGCAGCTACAGGGCCCAGGACGAAGTTGCACACGTAACCATGTGGTATACATGTCTGGAAAACACAGCAATAAAAAGCATGTTCGCTTAGTCTGCGTTTCCCTCTAAAAGCGCACCAACGCGGAGGCGTTGTTACtcatttatttaagaaacaaTGCAAACGGAAAAGTATTGAGTCTTCCTTAGAAAAACAGTCTTCCTTCTACCACGCCCCAAGGCCTCCCTGCCCTCGGTGAAATTAGTGACTAAAAGGCTGGCCGGCTGCACCGCCCTGGAAAGGACTGATTGAGGAAGAGTCTTCTAGATAAGCACCAGGCTGGGTTCCAGTCCTGCTATGCTAACGACATTGTGAGGGTGGCCTCGCAACAGTAACATCAGCTcctccgggcctcagtttccttagacCCCATTTGGATATTACCATATGTTATTAGAAAACCTCACTCTTATTTTACTGCGGTACCCTAACTTCAAAGGACTTGAATTTATGAAAGAATCTGTATACAAAATACTAGTGATAGTAGTTTCCCCTTTTTACAAAATAGCCTTATAATTTCAGTTAGACTTGTGATTTCTTAACTGGAGAGTTGTGGGTTTGAAAACTTTTGCAATGTTGTCAGTTTTCTTCTGAAAAGTGAAGCGTCTGTTTTCAGTACAGCATACCCATGAAACTACCTACAGATCACTCCCagatatttagtatcttgtataCTGAAACTTAAGCTCTGACCTGTCTGAAACCACATACATTCAGGAATCAGATGATAAGTGCCCCGTTTGTactgggtggggtgggtggtggtggtaaaTGAAAATACCTTCCATAAATTAAAAAACGAAGATACTGTGTGGTTTGCAAATGTTAGACATTAAACTGAAAGAAAACCAAAGTACTAATTAGTGATAAATGAGGTATCATTAGTAaggaggttttaaaaataatgtgccaaatatttaaaagtgaataatccatgtagtttttcatctCTTAGAGTGCATTTATACTTGAAAATGTTTAGTAACATTATGTAGTAACTTACAGAGCTAAGTTCATCAGAAATACATTATACGTTTATGACCCTGTAGTTTCCATTAAATTAATATGCCAAATAAATAACAGATGTGCAATGTTTATAGGGCATCACAGAATCTCTTTGATTTGAACATTTTTTACACACACATCTTAAAACCATGTTTTCTGTAGTCCCTAATGATCACAGATGTGGAGAGAAAGCCTATGAATAAAGAAAAGTCtttaattaaagataaaaaatgagTTACATCTAGATGCAGGTCTTACATATGTGATTTATCTAAATTAGCCTTGTGGCCTTGGGAGTACATGGACATAGAGAGTTTAACACCTCATAATGGAAAATTAAAGTTCCCAAAGAGGGAAGTGATACATATAAACATCTGACAACTAAAAAGTCAAGTAGGGGTTCGGTGAGATTTTTGAGCTTAAAATCTTTCAATGTACTACTCATGTAAATAATATTCTCACTGTTAAAAGAGTCAAAGTTTGCTGGAGTGCCTTTTTATTTTAGTGATGGAACATTCATTATATTAGTTCTAAATCTAAACTTTGaacagaaaactaaaattttctgatatgtttagtttatttaagATTTGCCCAACATTTTATGTATCTCCAAACCCAGTCATGAAACTCTCTCTCATTAGTAATCCCATTGAGTGTATCTAGAACAGTGATAAAGATTTTTCAAGAATAGGGCAGAAAAAGAGATAAGAAAGGATAGGATATCTGACATTCCTGGAGTTACTTCCTATTAGTAGCaaccaatatatataaaatgggtcTCTCTCTGGAAGTACTGCTTAATGATTCCCATGAGAAGCAGGGCCCTCATCTCCCTTTGTATCCTGTATTCTTTTCATTAATCTGAAGAATCAAACTCATACTAGATTCTGAGGAAACTGAATTTACACTTTTCCTGTGAA
Encoded here:
- the LSM8 gene encoding LSM8 homolog, U6 small nuclear RNA associated, coding for MTSALENYINRTVAVITSDGRMIVGTLKGFDQTINLILDESHERVFSSSQGVEQVVLGLYIVRGDNVAVIGEIDEETDSALDLGNIRAEPLNSVAH